The window ATTTTATAACCCTACAAAGGAAGTCTACAATCCACAAATGACAAGACTTTCAAGTTTAAGATCTCCAATCATTAATATCAGTTAGTGTTTCTAACAAAACTCCAAGATTTTATCATGTACATCTCAATTTCATTATCTGTTCCCTATCTAAAGTCAGACTGTACTTTCACATATGACATTATGAAAATATGTATTGtcctttgaactttgaacctATCAACCAAGAAAAGTTGAAGCAAGCATTTGACAATCGCTGTGATACGTGAAATTCGTGTTTTGATCACTCTCACTTCAcccttgaagtaatttttgtgTGAAATGTATGTGCATATGTACAATACCTATGTACCAGTATGTACCAGTAAATGTACATacttatctctctctctctcgctctctctctctctctctccattaaATATAATTTCTGTTCTATAACACTCACATCCACTATTAACTGTCTTTCACTACTTACTTTCATAATTCGCTGCATTTGTAGTCTTCTCTCCTGTTGTACCAATATCTTCTTTAAGTTTCTTAACACTGGATACATCCTCAATAGAGTCTTGGCGCGATGTCCCTTCAACTGGATCCATTGTAATATCATCACAACTCtctgtttgtttcttttcattttgttcattaCACACATACCCATCATTGATTCCCCTCATTCTATCACGAGCTTCattttcattatcatcatcgtcacTGTCTATCTGAGGTATCCCGGCTGGAGCTTCGTTAAGTTCATTGTCATCTGGTGTGTGATTTGtctgttcatgattttcactCTCCTGCATGTCAACATCATCTGGAGTGTCCACATTTCCCTCATGTCTATCCACTCCCTCATCAAGCACATCTACATTCCCCTCAAGCATGTCAACATCCCTCTCAACATCTCCCTCAGCGACAGAAACCTCCTCGGCAATGCACTCACCCACATCAGCACCCTCCTCACCCATTCCTCCTCTTTCAACTCCCACAGCCTCAATGTCAGTCTTTTCTGCGCAATCCTGAGCAGACTCATCAGTAACCGCAGATTTATTTGTAGAATCTGTTAGTTCCCTGAAACCCTCAATCGCTCCTTCACTGGACTTCTTTGGCACAAGGATACCTTTCAGCTTGGAAAGATTTAACATTGAAGCCGTGATACTGGGcttctttttcatgttttccacCTTGTGTTCATTATCACAGGTACCAGACTTTTCTCCGGACTTCACAGAGTTTTCAGCTCCGTTGGCTGACGTTAGTTCTTGGAAGAGACTAATAACCCCATACTGTTTTGTCCTGTCACAGTTTTCCGCCTCTGTTACCCTTGCTTGCTGCACATCACTGGCTTGTTTTCCATTGTCGGTGCACTCTTCTCTTTCTGATTCCTGACTGAATGACAGTCTTCGGTTCATCAGTTTGTCATTGAAAGGTGATGAGAGAACGCTCTGTTGAAGCCTCCTCTTTGCCTTGTCTGATATCTGCAAGTTCAAACTTCTCACCTTCTCCACAACGACTTTCTGATCTTGTTGAAGCTGGCTCTGCTGGGGCTTTTGTTTACCGTGATAATCGTCACCAGGTTTCgacttttgcaatttttgtttgCCCAGAGGCGACTGCGCTAACTTTGCTTTGAATTCCTGTTTCCTCGATGTCGGAATCTTCAAGTTGATAGATCCCTTTTGTCGTTTCGCCGATGCTGAATGATGACCACTGACTGTCTTGTCTGTGAAATTAGGAAAGAGGAACATGCAACTTATGTGGTGGACAATTTTGCGTGTGTGATACACTGATTCAAATGGAGTTTTTATGTTTTCCTGTTTACTTCCGTTGCCTGTCATGAAATAAGATGTTCAGATCACAAAGTATCTCCGTAATCCTACACactaataaaacaaatctaaCAATGATTGAATTGACTCAAGTTCAAATGCATTATTTCACCACGAGCATAACTTTGTGGCATTAACTCTTTGTTGCTTTCAAATAACCATTGCTAAGGTCTCACAAATCCAAAACCTGCATTTGATGCCAAGTTGGACACCGACTGCGGGACTTTTAAATATGACCCTAACAGTACAACCACACAGACATTCTCAATTTTGCCTGATTATCAAGATGTACAGGTAATAGCTCTGTTGATGATCAATTTCATAAGAACCAAGAGTAGTTATTGCTTTTACATTATAATGTTACTGTTATACTTCATCCATTCACCAGAATAACCTGATGAGgtaattcatttttgttttttcaatattcAGATTTATCTCAAAACATTTGGTACTTCACCAGCAGTTTTACCAAAGTTACTCACCCTCTAGTATTAGATTTAAATTTTCTACAAATATAGCTTCATCAATTCTtccatattttttacatttgtgaTCGTAATATTATATAAAGAATACTGACACTGTTGTTGTCATTActgcttttgttgttgttattattattgctaTTTTGAGTTAGATTTTCATAGCAAAATAATGATGTGTAAATAATGGGTTTTTGGAAAAAACGTTAGAAGAATGGTATCACTTAAGAATACACTGAGTGACAAATTAGTTTAACAAGGTTATTAATGGTGGACCATTTTTGAAGCAAAAGTTGGAATCTTCATaatctgaaaataaattttgtataaaatggtgtaaacataaataatatttaattaaagaaataaacttttgcACTTGATACTGAGAGTTATCTCTCTTACTCAGCAACATAGCAATAACCTATAAGTCACAGCACACAATTCATATGTGGACTTCTAAAAAAGGGTTTTACAGGTAAAGTGTACCAGCAGAGCAGTGCAATGATGTAAAAGCCATGGATGCAGTAAATTTGTGCCTGATACAAGTCCAATGATGGCGAGCAAAATGCTGTTAGTGTGATGTTAATAATCATGCAACACAAACTGAACAAAGGAAACAAAAGagcaaatgaaaactataaaatgGGAGAGATTGTAATCAAAATGGTAGGTGAAGGAACCAGTGATGCTTGTGATGTAACAAGGCTGAAACACCTTACCTTTCACATAACTTAGTTTTCTCTTTAAATTTGTATCTCCCAATTTCTCTTTTCTCTTTGATGCATCTCTTAGATCTTGTGTCTTTCTTTCAAATGTTTTAAGCCACTCAGCTGTGAGTTTGACTGGTGATTTATTAGGCACTTTGTTCAATACAACAAAGGGTAAGGGGCTCATCTTACCGGACGATTCTCCAGAATGCTTCACGCTAGAATTGTCTCTCACTTGAACCGTGTTCTCCGACGGCAACCTGCTCTTTCTCGTTGTGTGTTCGCTTTGTCCAGCACTCATATGACTTGCGCACTTCTCATCCTTTTGCTGAGTGTTCTGGGCAGCAAGTTCAAGGACTTCACTATAGCTGGGTTGCCTTTTGTAGTCTTTCTGTCTTTTCTTTAGGTGGACAGGTTTAGGCTTGGTAGGCGACAACTTGTGTTGAGCTTCACCCGTTACATCTCTGGCTGAGTGGCTCTCAGAGTCTCTTTGCAATTCCGTGTCAAATTCTGATGTCGATGTGTGATGAACCTCTGGACGGGAGTGATCTGAAAGCTggttagatttaacacaggtTGTTTGGTTTGGTGTTGTCTTATGTGGCGATGAATACCTCTTTGAATTAATTGTCGACGGCAGAGTATGGCTTGACAGATTGCTATCTGTACTGCCTGAAGAGTGTCTCTGCCGCATGCCTGACTGATAAGTAGGGGAACATTCTCTTGGAAACTCAAGTTCAATGTCTTGGGTTGATGAATAATGCATATCTAGAGTAGAGTGATCCATCTGCTGACTAGATTTGACAACGGATGTTTGGCTCTGACTCACTGTATGTGGCAGGGAATACCTCCTTGGACTGATGGTCGATGGCACCGAATGACTTTGAAAAGTGCCATCTGTAACGTCTGAAGCATGTCTCTGCCTCACACCAGGCTGAAAAGCAGTGGAATATTGTCTCCCAGGTTGGTTGAGTCCATCATCCATTGCAGGTGATGACAATGGCTGCTGCTGGTCCCATGCATCTGTTGAACTGTAATAAAGATCTTGGTCACAGGGGTCATCACCTGCTGCCAGTACAAGTCTTTCATTGTTTCTTGGTCTTGGAGTTGGACTCTTCCATGACTTGGTTGTATTCCACTCTCTACCTGTAACCAACACTGGTATTGGTTGCACGGTACATGCACCTTCCTGCCCCTCTCCCTTAATTGCGGAGTCTGTGTCTTCCATGGAAATGGTAAAATTTAAACCGTATGTAGAATCAGCCGGTTATCCCAaatgacttgatacctgtattCAATATGAGTGGAATGTTCATTACAATCTGAGCTGATCACACCTCTCACATTCTGAATTCGACCAATTGGTGATGTTGATATCTAAAAATCTGCAGTCTCTTCTCCAGAACCATCACAGGTTTCACAGGTTTGTCCAAAAGGTATCCACTTGTGGAGATAATATGAATTATGGGTCAGTTCTTTCACTTCTGATTGGCTAGGATTCTTTTGATTGATGCAGAGTCTGAACTGCTTTGCTATGGTCTGATTTCTGTGAACAAATAACAAGAAAACAGTAATGAAGTCACTCAAGTCAGGCAgattatcacaaaaataaattgatttatttttgagATTCTTGGCACTCTAACCCTCAAGTACAGGAAAGTGACAAAGTCTggaaaaacaatgtttttggTAGAGTAAGCAGGAATAGGTTAATACTACAGTGTTTTTACAACCGGTATGGTTTGGGTAAATAGGTAAATGGTACAGGCCATACCATTTCCGTTGTTCATAAATAATGTACAGAACAGAACCCTGGTATAAAGATGACAGCAGACCCTGGTAAAATTTACTGACtgattaacaaaaacactgaattgTCAAAtctgaaaattcgtaaaaaagaAACACGttcaaaattacaatatcatCCACCCCATTCAGGTAAAGTCATTCAAAGTCTCCATAAAGTACGGTAACTCTATAATCACTTTATCTTAGTCTCTCTGCTGTGACAAACGCTATATCATTATCTGgtcaaatcagaaaaaaatcaccttaTTTCTGCATGCCTGGCACGGTAAGTCAATGGAAATGTGTATTTATACTTTTTGGACAATAAAATCATCAATCTTGTAACATGGGATATGAAATGCTCTTTTGGTTATCACAAACTTGGCCCAACAAGGATAGAACCCGAGTCTGAGAAGAACAGAGTAAATGAACTTCGTGCTTTGAGAACTGAAAAACTAAAGAATCTCATTAAAAAGAATATAATGTTCATGTTTAATGATTGAAACTAT of the Ptychodera flava strain L36383 chromosome 20, AS_Pfla_20210202, whole genome shotgun sequence genome contains:
- the LOC139120497 gene encoding uncharacterized protein isoform X2, which encodes MEDTDSAIKGEGQEGACTVQPIPVLVTGREWNTTKSWKSPTPRPRNNERLVLAAGDDPCDQDLYYSSTDAWDQQQPLSSPAMDDGLNQPGRQYSTAFQPGVRQRHASDVTDGTFQSHSVPSTISPRRYSLPHTVSQSQTSVVKSSQQMDHSTLDMHYSSTQDIELEFPRECSPTYQSGMRQRHSSGSTDSNLSSHTLPSTINSKRYSSPHKTTPNQTTCVKSNQLSDHSRPEVHHTSTSEFDTELQRDSESHSARDVTGEAQHKLSPTKPKPVHLKKRQKDYKRQPSYSEVLELAAQNTQQKDEKCASHMSAGQSEHTTRKSRLPSENTVQVRDNSSVKHSGESSDKTVSGHHSASAKRQKGSINLKIPTSRKQEFKAKLAQSPLGKQKLQKSKPGDDYHGKQKPQQSQLQQDQKVVVEKVRSLNLQISDKAKRRLQQSVLSSPFNDKLMNRRLSFSQESEREECTDNGKQASDVQQARVTEAENCDRTKQYGVISLFQELTSANGAENSVKSGEKSGTCDNEHKVENMKKKPSITASMLNLSKLKGILVPKKSSEGAIEGFRELTDSTNKSAVTDESAQDCAEKTDIEAVGVERGGMGEEGADVGECIAEEVSVAEGDVERDVDMLEGNVDVLDEGVDRHEGNVDTPDDVDMQESENHEQTNHTPDDNELNEAPAGIPQIDSDDDDNENEARDRMRGINDGYVCNEQNEKKQTESCDDITMDPVEGTSRQDSIEDVSSVKKLKEDIGTTGEKTTNAANYESTIDAADQFGGLHIGDEDWNMSLTLSSDDSDDDISLPTPRALQDDFTTVRSISPSQIPKDEILSDDETGSQSPQGLPYVLKSKKVKKFKHSLDSILAEKQIRAKNAAEIAEMQASVKQSINQGGFAKLVDSSDDDSQVEKKDNDGELLPEHKKQLEKFSLPKDPISDIHPGENVFNLDQLGKLFSFPNNLSLANCGFTPSHSALDQLLNTSSPDDLLEIVLGGTLVDMYTCKPCPNALLLWLFNLMSIHPSGDVSDRLHQNIWSLLNSLADQVHGDQLWVPQLKDVVRVFSNYGANVQSLFPDEVQKWVELADDDLRFHDDKENHLKEASDNSDDTSLHTSAMNGFPTRNCVNCIKMLTHAIATKSLKKKVNSYTDQELVAMVCLACKVALETDIRFLAVQVDFQMCIAVLLECIKEENWSQMVQEICHNLPYVSDSSVANHHHNKVYIVQLMPTNTARGRFLKRRLSYTILHSLLPSNNNVKTQPVDCLKFKVSDLHSILHLCKPSSETDYYHLNSLIMLIDMSVGNEPLKAGEREGLDKLEQKLRSISGDIKESVKCLHRSKVKDLLVRTASKFTFMAQGMTQTSLYSFYKSEKSIDLTEDLPSSSDVSKVPCIEKVNTKADKSRSIVGSGSQSKNSMCTDGGNQPSISVCDDKQAKAPEAE
- the LOC139120497 gene encoding uncharacterized protein isoform X1 encodes the protein MEDTDSAIKGEGQEGACTVQPIPVLVTGREWNTTKSWKSPTPRPRNNERLVLAAGDDPCDQDLYYSSTDAWDQQQPLSSPAMDDGLNQPGRQYSTAFQPGVRQRHASDVTDGTFQSHSVPSTISPRRYSLPHTVSQSQTSVVKSSQQMDHSTLDMHYSSTQDIELEFPRECSPTYQSGMRQRHSSGSTDSNLSSHTLPSTINSKRYSSPHKTTPNQTTCVKSNQLSDHSRPEVHHTSTSEFDTELQRDSESHSARDVTGEAQHKLSPTKPKPVHLKKRQKDYKRQPSYSEVLELAAQNTQQKDEKCASHMSAGQSEHTTRKSRLPSENTVQVRDNSSVKHSGESSGKMSPLPFVVLNKVPNKSPVKLTAEWLKTFERKTQDLRDASKRKEKLGDTNLKRKLSYVKDKTVSGHHSASAKRQKGSINLKIPTSRKQEFKAKLAQSPLGKQKLQKSKPGDDYHGKQKPQQSQLQQDQKVVVEKVRSLNLQISDKAKRRLQQSVLSSPFNDKLMNRRLSFSQESEREECTDNGKQASDVQQARVTEAENCDRTKQYGVISLFQELTSANGAENSVKSGEKSGTCDNEHKVENMKKKPSITASMLNLSKLKGILVPKKSSEGAIEGFRELTDSTNKSAVTDESAQDCAEKTDIEAVGVERGGMGEEGADVGECIAEEVSVAEGDVERDVDMLEGNVDVLDEGVDRHEGNVDTPDDVDMQESENHEQTNHTPDDNELNEAPAGIPQIDSDDDDNENEARDRMRGINDGYVCNEQNEKKQTESCDDITMDPVEGTSRQDSIEDVSSVKKLKEDIGTTGEKTTNAANYESTIDAADQFGGLHIGDEDWNMSLTLSSDDSDDDISLPTPRALQDDFTTVRSISPSQIPKDEILSDDETGSQSPQGLPYVLKSKKVKKFKHSLDSILAEKQIRAKNAAEIAEMQASVKQSINQGGFAKLVDSSDDDSQVEKKDNDGELLPEHKKQLEKFSLPKDPISDIHPGENVFNLDQLGKLFSFPNNLSLANCGFTPSHSALDQLLNTSSPDDLLEIVLGGTLVDMYTCKPCPNALLLWLFNLMSIHPSGDVSDRLHQNIWSLLNSLADQVHGDQLWVPQLKDVVRVFSNYGANVQSLFPDEVQKWVELADDDLRFHDDKENHLKEASDNSDDTSLHTSAMNGFPTRNCVNCIKMLTHAIATKSLKKKVNSYTDQELVAMVCLACKVALETDIRFLAVQVDFQMCIAVLLECIKEENWSQMVQEICHNLPYVSDSSVANHHHNKVYIVQLMPTNTARGRFLKRRLSYTILHSLLPSNNNVKTQPVDCLKFKVSDLHSILHLCKPSSETDYYHLNSLIMLIDMSVGNEPLKAGEREGLDKLEQKLRSISGDIKESVKCLHRSKVKDLLVRTASKFTFMAQGMTQTSLYSFYKSEKSIDLTEDLPSSSDVSKVPCIEKVNTKADKSRSIVGSGSQSKNSMCTDGGNQPSISVCDDKQAKAPEAE